From the genome of Triticum aestivum cultivar Chinese Spring chromosome 3B, IWGSC CS RefSeq v2.1, whole genome shotgun sequence, one region includes:
- the LOC123069073 gene encoding UDP-glycosyltransferase 73C5-like: protein MAIWEELHFVLVPLVAQGHIIPTVDVARLLAARGPRVTVVTTPVNAARNRATVDGARRAGLPVEFVELPFPCAQLGLPEGVEAIDQMAGLEPAMYLRFFQAIWKIAEPLEEYLLALPRRPVCLVADACNPWTAPVCERLGIPRLVMHCPSAYFQLAVHRLSAHGVYDRVGDDVTAPFEVPDFPVRAAGNTATLRGFFQYPGVEKEYREALDAEATADGLLFNTFRGIEGVFVDAYAAALGKRTWAVGPTCASSSMANDADAKASRGNRADVDAGHIVSWLDARPPASVLYVSFGSISQLTAKQLAGLAGSLEASGRPFVWAIKEAKADAAVRALLDGEGFEARVKDRGLLVRGWAPQVTILSHPAVGGFLTHCGWNATLEAVSYGVPALTWPTIADQFCSEQLLVDVLGVGVRSGVKIPAMYLPKEAEGVQVTSGDVEKAIAELMGGGAEGSARRVRANEVAAEARAAMEEGGSSHSDLTDMIRYVTELSKQRSHERSTALPSELGEKNEQDAVLSVQMAQVSI, encoded by the coding sequence ATGGCGATCTGGGAGGAGCTGCACTTCGTGCTGGTGCCGCTGGTGGCGCAGGGCCACATCATCCCCACGGTGGACGTGGCGCGCCTCCTCGCCGCGCGCGGGCCAAGGGTCACCGTGGTCACCACGCCCGTCAACGCCGCGCGCAACAGGGCCACCGTCGACGGCGCCAGGAGGGCCGGTCTCCCCGTCGAGTTCGTCGAGCTCCCCTTCCCCTGCGCGCAGCTCGGCCTGCCCGAGGGGGTGGAGGCCATCGACCAGATGGCGGGGCTCGAGCCGGCCATGTACCTCAGGTTCTTCCAGGCCATATGGAAGATCGCCGAGCCGCTGGAGGAGTACCTCCTGGCGCTGCCGCGCCGGCCGGTCTGCCTCGTCGCCGACGCGTGCAACCCGTGGACGGCGCCCGTGTGCGAACGCCTCGGCATCCCCAGGCTGGTGATGCACTGCCCCTCCGCCTACTTCCAGCTCGCCGTGCACCGCCTGTCGGCGCACGGCGTGTACGACCGCGTCGGGGACGACGTGACGGCGCCGTTCGAGGTGCCGGACTTCCCGGTGCGCGCCGCCGGCAACACGGCCACGCTCCGGGGGTTCTTCCAGTACCCCGGCGTGGAGAAGGAGTACCGTGAAGCGCTGGACGCCGAGGCCACCGCCGACGGCCTGCTGTTCAACACGTTCCGCGGCATCGAGGGCGTCTTCGTGGACGCGTACGCGGCGGCCCTCGGCAAGAGGACGTGGGCCGTCGGGCCGACCTGCGCCTCCAGCAGCATGGCCAACGACGCCGACGCCAAGGCCAGCCGCGGCAACCGCGCCGACGTCGACGCCGGGCACATCGTCTCGTGGCTCGACGCCCGGCCGCCGGCGTCCGTGCTGTACGTCAGCTTCGGCAGCATCTCGCAGCTGACGGCGAAGCAGCTCGCCGGGCTAGCGGGCAGCCTCGAGGCGTCCGGGCGGCCGTTCGTGTGGGCGATCAAGGAGGCCAAGGCGGACGCCGCCGTTCGGGCGCTGCTCGACGGCGAGGGGTTCGAGGCGCGCGTCAAGGACAGGGGCCTCCTCGTGCGCGGGTGGGCGCCGCAGGTGACCATCCTCTCGCACCCGGCGGTGGGCGGCTTCCTGACGCACTGCGGCTGGAACGCGACGCTGGAGGCCGTCTCCTACGGCGTGCCGGCTCTGACGTGGCCCACCATCGCCGACCAGTTCTGCAGCGAGCAGCTGCTCGTGGACGTGCTCGGCGTGGGCGTCAGGTCCGGCGTCAAGATCCCCGCCATGTACCTCCCGAAAGAGGCCGAGGGGGTTCAGGTGACGAGCGGCGACGTGGAGAAGGCGATCGCGGAGTTGATGGGCGGCGGGGCGGAGGGGTCGGCGAGGAGGGTCAGGGCCAACGAGGTCGCCGCGGAGGCGAGGGCGGCCATGGAGGAAGGCGGGTCGTCGCACTCCGACCTGACGGACATGATCCGCTATGTCACGGAGCTGTCGAAGCAGAGAAGCCACGAGAGATCGACGGCCCTGCCTTCCGAGCTCGGAGAGAAGAACGAACAGGATGCTGTGCTGTCAGTGCAAATGGCACAAGTTAGCATTTAG